The following are encoded together in the Deinococcus sp. KNUC1210 genome:
- a CDS encoding DUF2171 domain-containing protein, producing the protein MTMQSEIKAHMPIICADGHNHGEVEAVDGEYIKVTKDDSGTQHWLPLSAVDHVDEHVHLNLNHEQVHQQWLSEDPHPQHRQ; encoded by the coding sequence ATGACGATGCAGAGCGAGATCAAGGCGCACATGCCGATCATCTGTGCGGACGGGCACAACCACGGTGAGGTCGAAGCGGTGGACGGCGAGTACATCAAGGTGACGAAGGACGACTCGGGCACGCAGCACTGGCTGCCCCTGAGTGCGGTGGATCACGTGGACGAGCATGTCCATCTCAACCTGAACCACGAGCAGGTGCACCAGCAGTGGCTCAGCGAAGATCCACACCCCCAACACCGCCAGTAA
- a CDS encoding ZIP family metal transporter yields the protein MSAPLAQIFSLTLIPVAATIVGGVVATYRVPSEKTRSFVQHFAAGVVFAAVAGELLPEITKGHQPLGVVIGFSLGVAVLLAIRFFAERLEERNGGKGESSLLAAVGIDVFIDGLLIGVGFAAGARVGVLLVIALTLELLFLGVSVASSLGQAGVPRARTILTISGLSLAVIVGSLLGGTLLQGLHGLALEIVLSFGAAALLYLVTEELLTEAHEVKETPLITAAFFAGFVALYLIELST from the coding sequence TTGAGCGCGCCGCTCGCGCAAATCTTCTCGCTGACCCTCATTCCCGTAGCCGCCACCATCGTCGGCGGTGTGGTGGCAACGTACCGGGTACCCAGCGAGAAGACCCGCAGTTTCGTGCAGCATTTTGCCGCCGGCGTGGTGTTCGCCGCTGTCGCTGGCGAACTCCTGCCGGAAATCACCAAAGGCCATCAGCCGCTGGGCGTCGTGATCGGTTTCTCGCTGGGCGTGGCGGTGCTGCTGGCGATCCGCTTTTTCGCCGAGCGGCTGGAGGAGCGCAACGGCGGCAAGGGCGAGAGCAGTCTCCTCGCGGCGGTCGGGATTGACGTCTTCATCGACGGCCTGCTGATCGGCGTGGGCTTCGCCGCCGGAGCCCGGGTGGGCGTGCTGCTGGTCATCGCCCTAACGCTGGAACTGCTGTTTCTGGGCGTGTCGGTGGCGTCCAGTCTCGGACAGGCCGGGGTGCCCAGAGCGCGCACCATCCTGACCATCAGCGGTCTCAGTCTGGCGGTGATCGTGGGATCGCTGCTGGGCGGCACGCTGCTTCAGGGGCTGCATGGTTTGGCACTGGAGATCGTGCTGTCGTTCGGCGCGGCGGCGCTGCTGTACCTGGTCACGGAAGAGCTGCTGACCGAGGCCCACGAAGTGAAAGAAACGCCGCTGATCACTGCTGCGTTCTTCGCGGGCTTCGTGGCGCTGTACCTGATCGAACTCTCGACCTGA
- a CDS encoding cation diffusion facilitator family transporter: MTHDHAAHDDHAGHAHGHHHSHAPANFGTAFLVGIVLNTGFVIAEVVYGTLAKSLALVADAGHNAGDVLGLILAWGAYIVAKRRPSQKHTYGLRRSSILASLTNVVLLLIALGAIMWEAVQRLQHPALVAGGTVSWVAAAGIAVNGITAYLFASGRKGDLNLRGAFQHMLADAVVSAGVVVAGIVIVFTHWLWLDPLVSLVLAAVILYGTWGLLCESLDLALDAVPESVDLNAVKTFLSAQPGVSGVHDLHVWGMSTTETALTVHLVVPAGLPDEGLQHLRHELHEQFGVEHATVQVEQGRVPCDLLSDEVV, translated from the coding sequence ATGACCCATGACCATGCAGCACACGACGACCACGCGGGTCACGCCCACGGGCACCACCACAGCCATGCGCCCGCCAACTTCGGAACAGCATTCCTGGTAGGTATCGTGCTGAACACGGGCTTCGTGATTGCCGAGGTGGTCTACGGCACGCTGGCGAAGTCGCTCGCGCTGGTGGCCGACGCCGGACACAATGCCGGAGACGTGCTGGGCTTGATACTCGCCTGGGGCGCATACATCGTCGCCAAACGCCGCCCGTCCCAGAAGCACACGTATGGCCTGCGGAGAAGCAGCATCCTGGCGTCGCTGACCAACGTGGTGCTGCTGCTGATCGCACTGGGGGCGATCATGTGGGAAGCGGTGCAGCGTCTGCAGCATCCGGCTCTGGTGGCGGGCGGCACAGTGAGTTGGGTCGCGGCGGCCGGCATCGCGGTGAACGGCATCACTGCGTACCTGTTCGCGTCGGGGCGCAAGGGCGACCTGAACCTGCGCGGCGCGTTTCAGCACATGCTGGCCGACGCGGTGGTGTCTGCCGGGGTGGTGGTGGCGGGTATCGTCATCGTATTCACCCACTGGCTGTGGCTCGATCCGCTGGTCAGCCTGGTGCTGGCGGCGGTGATCCTGTACGGCACCTGGGGCCTGCTGTGCGAATCGCTCGACCTGGCGCTCGACGCCGTCCCAGAAAGTGTCGATCTAAACGCCGTGAAAACATTTCTGAGTGCCCAGCCAGGCGTGTCGGGCGTGCATGACCTGCACGTCTGGGGCATGAGCACCACCGAGACCGCGCTGACCGTCCATCTGGTGGTGCCAGCAGGGTTGCCGGACGAGGGTCTCCAGCACCTGCGGCACGAACTGCATGAGCAGTTCGGGGTGGAACACGCCACCGTGCAGGTCGAGCAGGGCCGGGTGCCCTGTGATCTGCTCTCCGACGAGGTGGTGTGA
- a CDS encoding four-helix bundle copper-binding protein, translating to MTMNTPLSPELQACLDACLTCLVACEHCAAACLAEDNVKMMAGCIRLDRDCADACALTARLLMRASELHPAACRLCAEACERCAAECEQHAAHHDHCRVCAEACRACAAECRKMAA from the coding sequence ATGACGATGAACACCCCGCTCAGCCCGGAACTGCAAGCCTGCCTCGACGCCTGTCTGACGTGTCTAGTCGCCTGTGAACACTGCGCTGCGGCGTGTCTGGCCGAGGACAACGTGAAGATGATGGCAGGCTGTATTCGGCTCGACCGCGACTGCGCCGACGCGTGCGCCCTCACTGCCCGGCTGCTGATGCGGGCGAGCGAGTTACATCCGGCAGCCTGTCGCCTATGTGCCGAAGCGTGTGAACGCTGCGCCGCCGAGTGTGAGCAGCATGCGGCCCACCACGATCACTGCCGCGTGTGTGCCGAAGCCTGCCGCGCCTGCGCCGCCGAGTGCCGCAAGATGGCGGCCTGA